In Phocoena phocoena chromosome 3, mPhoPho1.1, whole genome shotgun sequence, a single window of DNA contains:
- the HNRNPH1 gene encoding heterogeneous nuclear ribonucleoprotein H isoform X15, which produces MMLGTEGGEGFVVKVRGLPWSCSADEVQRFFSDCKIQNGAQGIRFIYTREGRPSGEAFVELESEDEVKLALKKDRETMGHRYVEVFKSNNVEMDWVLKHTGPNSPDTANDGFVRLRGLPFGCSKEEIVQFFSGLEIVPNGITLPVDFQGRSTGEAFVQFASQEIAEKALKKHKERIGHRYIEIFKSSRAEVRTHYDPPRKLMAMQRPGPYDRPGAGRGYNSIGRGAGFERMRRGAYGGGYGGYDDYNGYNDGYGFGSDRFGRDLNYCFSGMSDHRYGDGGSTFQSTTGHCVHMRGLPYRATENDIYNFFSPLNPVRVHIEIGPDGRVTGEADVEFATHEDAVAAMSKDKANMQHRYVELFLNSTAGASGGAYGSQMMGGMGLSNQSSYGGPASQQLSGGYGGGYGGQSSMSGYDQVLQENSSDFQSNIA; this is translated from the exons ATGATGTTGGGCACCGAAGGCGGCGAGGGATTCGTGGTGAAGGTCCGGGGCTTGCCTTGGTCTTGCTCGGCCGACGAAGTGCAGCGGTTTTTTTCTG ACTGCAAAATTCAAAATGGGGCTCAAGGTATTCGTTTCATCTACACCAGAGAAGGCAGACCGAGTGGCGAGGCTTTTGTTGAACTTGAATCAGAAGATGAAGTCAAATTGGCCctgaaaaaagacagagaaactatGGGACACAGATATGTTGAAG TATTCAAGTCAAACAACGTTGAAATGGATTGGGTGTTGAAGCATACTGGTCCAAATAGTCCTGACACGGCCAATGATGGCTTTGTACGGCTTAGAGGACTCCCCTTTGGATGTAGCAAGGAAGAAATTGTTCAGTTCTTCTCAG GGTTGGAAATCGTGCCAAATGGGATAACATTGCCGGTGGACTTCCAGGGGAGGAGTACGGGGGAGGCCTTCGTGCAGTTTGCTTCACAGGAAATAGCTGAAAAGGCTctaaagaaacacaaggaaagaatAGGGCACAG GTATATCGAAATCTTTAAGAGCAGTCGAGCTGAAGTTAGAACTCACTATGATCCACCACGAAAACTTATGGCCATGCAGCGGCCAGGTCCCTATGACAGACCTGGGGCTGGCAGAGGGTATAACAGCATTGGAAGAGGAGCTGGCTTTGAAAGGATGAGGCGTGGTGCGTACGGTGGAG GTTATGGAGGCTATGATGATTATAATGGCTATAATGATGGCTATGGATTTGGGTCAGATAGATTTGGAAGAG ACCTCAATTATTGTTTTTCAGGAATGTCAGATCACAGATACGGGGATGGTGGCTCTACTTTCCAGAGCACAACAGGACACTGTGTACACATGCGGGGATTACCTTACAGAGCTACTGAGAATGACATTTATAAT tttttttcacCACTCAACCCTGTGAGAGTACATATTGAAATTGGTCCCGATGGCAGAGTAACTGGTGAAGCAGATGTCGAGTTTGCAACTCATGAAGATGCTGTGGCAGCTATGTCAAAAGACAAAGCAAATATGC AACACAGATATGTAGAACTCTTCTTGAATTCTACAGCAGGAGCAAGCGGTGGTGCTTATGGTAGCCAAATGATGGGAGGCATGGGCTTGT CAAACCAGTCCAGTTATGGCGGCCCAGCCAGCCAGCAGCTGAGTGGTGGTTATGGAGGCGGCTATGGTGGCCAGAGCAGCATGAGTGGATATG ACCAAGTTTTACAGGAAAACTCCAGTGATTTTCAATCAAACATTGCATAG
- the HNRNPH1 gene encoding heterogeneous nuclear ribonucleoprotein H isoform X17, translating into MMLGTEGGEGFVVKVRGLPWSCSADEVQRFFSDCKIQNGAQGIRFIYTREGRPSGEAFVELESEDEVKLALKKDRETMGHRYVEVFKSNNVEMDWVLKHTGPNSPDTANDGFVRLRGLPFGCSKEEIVQFFSGLEIVPNGITLPVDFQGRSTGEAFVQFASQEIAEKALKKHKERIGHRYIEIFKSSRAEVRTHYDPPRKLMAMQRPGPYDRPGAGRGYNSIGRGAGFERMRRGAYGGGYGGYDDYNGYNDGYGFGSDRFGRGMSDHRYGDGGSTFQSTTGHCVHMRGLPYRATENDIYNFFSPLNPVRVHIEIGPDGRVTGEADVEFATHEDAVAAMSKDKANMQHRYVELFLNSTAGASGGAYGSQMLGGMGLSNQSSYGGPASQQLSGGYGGGYGGQSSMSGYDQVLQENSSDFQSNIA; encoded by the exons ATGATGTTGGGCACCGAAGGCGGCGAGGGATTCGTGGTGAAGGTCCGGGGCTTGCCTTGGTCTTGCTCGGCCGACGAAGTGCAGCGGTTTTTTTCTG ACTGCAAAATTCAAAATGGGGCTCAAGGTATTCGTTTCATCTACACCAGAGAAGGCAGACCGAGTGGCGAGGCTTTTGTTGAACTTGAATCAGAAGATGAAGTCAAATTGGCCctgaaaaaagacagagaaactatGGGACACAGATATGTTGAAG TATTCAAGTCAAACAACGTTGAAATGGATTGGGTGTTGAAGCATACTGGTCCAAATAGTCCTGACACGGCCAATGATGGCTTTGTACGGCTTAGAGGACTCCCCTTTGGATGTAGCAAGGAAGAAATTGTTCAGTTCTTCTCAG GGTTGGAAATCGTGCCAAATGGGATAACATTGCCGGTGGACTTCCAGGGGAGGAGTACGGGGGAGGCCTTCGTGCAGTTTGCTTCACAGGAAATAGCTGAAAAGGCTctaaagaaacacaaggaaagaatAGGGCACAG GTATATCGAAATCTTTAAGAGCAGTCGAGCTGAAGTTAGAACTCACTATGATCCACCACGAAAACTTATGGCCATGCAGCGGCCAGGTCCCTATGACAGACCTGGGGCTGGCAGAGGGTATAACAGCATTGGAAGAGGAGCTGGCTTTGAAAGGATGAGGCGTGGTGCGTACGGTGGAG GTTATGGAGGCTATGATGATTATAATGGCTATAATGATGGCTATGGATTTGGGTCAGATAGATTTGGAAGAG GAATGTCAGATCACAGATACGGGGATGGTGGCTCTACTTTCCAGAGCACAACAGGACACTGTGTACACATGCGGGGATTACCTTACAGAGCTACTGAGAATGACATTTATAAT tttttttcacCACTCAACCCTGTGAGAGTACATATTGAAATTGGTCCCGATGGCAGAGTAACTGGTGAAGCAGATGTCGAGTTTGCAACTCATGAAGATGCTGTGGCAGCTATGTCAAAAGACAAAGCAAATATGC aacACAGATATGTAGAACTCTTCTTGAATTCTACAGCAGGAGCAAGCGGTGGTGCTTACGGTAGCCAAATGCTAGGAGGCATGGGTTTGT CAAACCAGTCCAGTTATGGCGGCCCAGCCAGCCAGCAGCTGAGTGGTGGTTATGGAGGCGGCTATGGTGGCCAGAGCAGCATGAGTGGATATG ACCAAGTTTTACAGGAAAACTCCAGTGATTTTCAATCAAACATTGCATAG
- the HNRNPH1 gene encoding heterogeneous nuclear ribonucleoprotein H isoform X12 encodes MMLGTEGGEGFVVKVRGLPWSCSADEVQRFFSDCKIQNGAQGIRFIYTREGRPSGEAFVELESEDEVKLALKKDRETMGHRYVEVFKSNNVEMDWVLKHTGPNSPDTANDGFVRLRGLPFGCSKEEIVQFFSGLEIVPNGITLPVDFQGRSTGEAFVQFASQEIAEKALKKHKERIGHRYIEIFKSSRAEVRTHYDPPRKLMAMQRPGPYDRPGAGRGYNSIGRGAGFERMRRGAYGGGYGGYDDYNGYNDGYGFGSDRFGRGMSDHRYGDGGSTFQSTTGHCVHMRGLPYRATENDIYNFFSPLNPVRVHIEIGPDGRVTGEADVEFATHEDAVAAMSKDKANMQHRYVELFLNSTAGASGGAYEHRYVELFLNSTAGASGGAYGSQMMGGMGLSNQSSYGGPASQQLSGGYGGGYGGQSSMSGYDQVLQENSSDFQSNIA; translated from the exons ATGATGTTGGGCACCGAAGGCGGCGAGGGATTCGTGGTGAAGGTCCGGGGCTTGCCTTGGTCTTGCTCGGCCGACGAAGTGCAGCGGTTTTTTTCTG ACTGCAAAATTCAAAATGGGGCTCAAGGTATTCGTTTCATCTACACCAGAGAAGGCAGACCGAGTGGCGAGGCTTTTGTTGAACTTGAATCAGAAGATGAAGTCAAATTGGCCctgaaaaaagacagagaaactatGGGACACAGATATGTTGAAG TATTCAAGTCAAACAACGTTGAAATGGATTGGGTGTTGAAGCATACTGGTCCAAATAGTCCTGACACGGCCAATGATGGCTTTGTACGGCTTAGAGGACTCCCCTTTGGATGTAGCAAGGAAGAAATTGTTCAGTTCTTCTCAG GGTTGGAAATCGTGCCAAATGGGATAACATTGCCGGTGGACTTCCAGGGGAGGAGTACGGGGGAGGCCTTCGTGCAGTTTGCTTCACAGGAAATAGCTGAAAAGGCTctaaagaaacacaaggaaagaatAGGGCACAG GTATATCGAAATCTTTAAGAGCAGTCGAGCTGAAGTTAGAACTCACTATGATCCACCACGAAAACTTATGGCCATGCAGCGGCCAGGTCCCTATGACAGACCTGGGGCTGGCAGAGGGTATAACAGCATTGGAAGAGGAGCTGGCTTTGAAAGGATGAGGCGTGGTGCGTACGGTGGAG GTTATGGAGGCTATGATGATTATAATGGCTATAATGATGGCTATGGATTTGGGTCAGATAGATTTGGAAGAG GAATGTCAGATCACAGATACGGGGATGGTGGCTCTACTTTCCAGAGCACAACAGGACACTGTGTACACATGCGGGGATTACCTTACAGAGCTACTGAGAATGACATTTATAAT tttttttcacCACTCAACCCTGTGAGAGTACATATTGAAATTGGTCCCGATGGCAGAGTAACTGGTGAAGCAGATGTCGAGTTTGCAACTCATGAAGATGCTGTGGCAGCTATGTCAAAAGACAAAGCAAATATGC aacACAGATATGTAGAACTCTTCTTGAATTCTACAGCAGGAGCAAGCGGTGGTGCTTACG AACACAGATATGTAGAACTCTTCTTGAATTCTACAGCAGGAGCAAGCGGTGGTGCTTATGGTAGCCAAATGATGGGAGGCATGGGCTTGT CAAACCAGTCCAGTTATGGCGGCCCAGCCAGCCAGCAGCTGAGTGGTGGTTATGGAGGCGGCTATGGTGGCCAGAGCAGCATGAGTGGATATG ACCAAGTTTTACAGGAAAACTCCAGTGATTTTCAATCAAACATTGCATAG
- the HNRNPH1 gene encoding heterogeneous nuclear ribonucleoprotein H isoform X14 translates to MMLGTEGGEGFVVKVRGLPWSCSADEVQRFFSDCKIQNGAQGIRFIYTREGRPSGEAFVELESEDEVKLALKKDRETMGHRYVEVFKSNNVEMDWVLKHTGPNSPDTANDGFVRLRGLPFGCSKEEIVQFFSGLEIVPNGITLPVDFQGRSTGEAFVQFASQEIAEKALKKHKERIGHRYIEIFKSSRAEVRTHYDPPRKLMAMQRPGPYDRPGAGRGYNSIGRGAGFERMRRGAYGGGYGGYDDYNGYNDGYGFGSDRFGRGMSDHRYGDGGSTFQSTTGHCVHMRGLPYRATENDIYNFFSPLNPVRVHIEIGPDGRVTGEADVEFATHEDAVAAMSKDKANMQHRYVELFLNSTAGASGEHRYVELFLNSTAGASGGAYGSQMMGGMGLSNQSSYGGPASQQLSGGYGGGYGGQSSMSGYDQVLQENSSDFQSNIA, encoded by the exons ATGATGTTGGGCACCGAAGGCGGCGAGGGATTCGTGGTGAAGGTCCGGGGCTTGCCTTGGTCTTGCTCGGCCGACGAAGTGCAGCGGTTTTTTTCTG ACTGCAAAATTCAAAATGGGGCTCAAGGTATTCGTTTCATCTACACCAGAGAAGGCAGACCGAGTGGCGAGGCTTTTGTTGAACTTGAATCAGAAGATGAAGTCAAATTGGCCctgaaaaaagacagagaaactatGGGACACAGATATGTTGAAG TATTCAAGTCAAACAACGTTGAAATGGATTGGGTGTTGAAGCATACTGGTCCAAATAGTCCTGACACGGCCAATGATGGCTTTGTACGGCTTAGAGGACTCCCCTTTGGATGTAGCAAGGAAGAAATTGTTCAGTTCTTCTCAG GGTTGGAAATCGTGCCAAATGGGATAACATTGCCGGTGGACTTCCAGGGGAGGAGTACGGGGGAGGCCTTCGTGCAGTTTGCTTCACAGGAAATAGCTGAAAAGGCTctaaagaaacacaaggaaagaatAGGGCACAG GTATATCGAAATCTTTAAGAGCAGTCGAGCTGAAGTTAGAACTCACTATGATCCACCACGAAAACTTATGGCCATGCAGCGGCCAGGTCCCTATGACAGACCTGGGGCTGGCAGAGGGTATAACAGCATTGGAAGAGGAGCTGGCTTTGAAAGGATGAGGCGTGGTGCGTACGGTGGAG GTTATGGAGGCTATGATGATTATAATGGCTATAATGATGGCTATGGATTTGGGTCAGATAGATTTGGAAGAG GAATGTCAGATCACAGATACGGGGATGGTGGCTCTACTTTCCAGAGCACAACAGGACACTGTGTACACATGCGGGGATTACCTTACAGAGCTACTGAGAATGACATTTATAAT tttttttcacCACTCAACCCTGTGAGAGTACATATTGAAATTGGTCCCGATGGCAGAGTAACTGGTGAAGCAGATGTCGAGTTTGCAACTCATGAAGATGCTGTGGCAGCTATGTCAAAAGACAAAGCAAATATGC aacACAGATATGTAGAACTCTTCTTGAATTCTACAGCAGGAGCAAGCGGTG AACACAGATATGTAGAACTCTTCTTGAATTCTACAGCAGGAGCAAGCGGTGGTGCTTATGGTAGCCAAATGATGGGAGGCATGGGCTTGT CAAACCAGTCCAGTTATGGCGGCCCAGCCAGCCAGCAGCTGAGTGGTGGTTATGGAGGCGGCTATGGTGGCCAGAGCAGCATGAGTGGATATG ACCAAGTTTTACAGGAAAACTCCAGTGATTTTCAATCAAACATTGCATAG
- the HNRNPH1 gene encoding heterogeneous nuclear ribonucleoprotein H isoform X22, with product MMLGTEGGEGFVVKVRGLPWSCSADEVQRFFSDCKIQNGAQGIRFIYTREGRPSGEAFVELESEDEVKLALKKDRETMGHRYVEVFKSNNVEMDWVLKHTGPNSPDTANDGFVRLRGLPFGCSKEEIVQFFSGYGGYDDYNGYNDGYGFGSDRFGRDLNYCFSGMSDHRYGDGGSTFQSTTGHCVHMRGLPYRATENDIYNFFSPLNPVRVHIEIGPDGRVTGEADVEFATHEDAVAAMSKDKANMQHRYVELFLNSTAGASGGAYGSQMLGGMGLSNQSSYGGPASQQLSGGYGGGYGGQSSMSGYDQVLQENSSDFQSNIA from the exons ATGATGTTGGGCACCGAAGGCGGCGAGGGATTCGTGGTGAAGGTCCGGGGCTTGCCTTGGTCTTGCTCGGCCGACGAAGTGCAGCGGTTTTTTTCTG ACTGCAAAATTCAAAATGGGGCTCAAGGTATTCGTTTCATCTACACCAGAGAAGGCAGACCGAGTGGCGAGGCTTTTGTTGAACTTGAATCAGAAGATGAAGTCAAATTGGCCctgaaaaaagacagagaaactatGGGACACAGATATGTTGAAG TATTCAAGTCAAACAACGTTGAAATGGATTGGGTGTTGAAGCATACTGGTCCAAATAGTCCTGACACGGCCAATGATGGCTTTGTACGGCTTAGAGGACTCCCCTTTGGATGTAGCAAGGAAGAAATTGTTCAGTTCTTCTCAG GTTATGGAGGCTATGATGATTATAATGGCTATAATGATGGCTATGGATTTGGGTCAGATAGATTTGGAAGAG ACCTCAATTATTGTTTTTCAGGAATGTCAGATCACAGATACGGGGATGGTGGCTCTACTTTCCAGAGCACAACAGGACACTGTGTACACATGCGGGGATTACCTTACAGAGCTACTGAGAATGACATTTATAAT tttttttcacCACTCAACCCTGTGAGAGTACATATTGAAATTGGTCCCGATGGCAGAGTAACTGGTGAAGCAGATGTCGAGTTTGCAACTCATGAAGATGCTGTGGCAGCTATGTCAAAAGACAAAGCAAATATGC aacACAGATATGTAGAACTCTTCTTGAATTCTACAGCAGGAGCAAGCGGTGGTGCTTACGGTAGCCAAATGCTAGGAGGCATGGGTTTGT CAAACCAGTCCAGTTATGGCGGCCCAGCCAGCCAGCAGCTGAGTGGTGGTTATGGAGGCGGCTATGGTGGCCAGAGCAGCATGAGTGGATATG ACCAAGTTTTACAGGAAAACTCCAGTGATTTTCAATCAAACATTGCATAG
- the HNRNPH1 gene encoding heterogeneous nuclear ribonucleoprotein H isoform X3 produces the protein MMLGTEGGEGFVVKVRGLPWSCSADEVQRFFSDCKIQNGAQGIRFIYTREGRPSGEAFVELESEDEVKLALKKDRETMGHRYVEVFKSNNVEMDWVLKHTGPNSPDTANDGFVRLRGLPFGCSKEEIVQFFSGLEIVPNGITLPVDFQGRSTGEAFVQFASQEIAEKALKKHKERIGHRYIEIFKSSRAEVRTHYDPPRKLMAMQRPGPYDRPGAGRGYNSIGRGAGFERMRRGAYGGGYGGYDDYNGYNDGYGFGSDRFGRGMSDHRYGDGGSTFQSTTGHCVHMRGLPYRATENDIYNFFSPLNPVRVHIEIGPDGRVTGEADVEFATHEDAVAAMSKDKANMQHRYVELFLNSTAGASGGAYEHRYVELFLNSTAGASGGAYGSQMMGGMGLSNQSSYGGPASQQLSGGYGGGYGGQSSMSGYGNQGTVNSSYYSSGSRASMGVNGMGGMSSMSSMSGGWGM, from the exons ATGATGTTGGGCACCGAAGGCGGCGAGGGATTCGTGGTGAAGGTCCGGGGCTTGCCTTGGTCTTGCTCGGCCGACGAAGTGCAGCGGTTTTTTTCTG ACTGCAAAATTCAAAATGGGGCTCAAGGTATTCGTTTCATCTACACCAGAGAAGGCAGACCGAGTGGCGAGGCTTTTGTTGAACTTGAATCAGAAGATGAAGTCAAATTGGCCctgaaaaaagacagagaaactatGGGACACAGATATGTTGAAG TATTCAAGTCAAACAACGTTGAAATGGATTGGGTGTTGAAGCATACTGGTCCAAATAGTCCTGACACGGCCAATGATGGCTTTGTACGGCTTAGAGGACTCCCCTTTGGATGTAGCAAGGAAGAAATTGTTCAGTTCTTCTCAG GGTTGGAAATCGTGCCAAATGGGATAACATTGCCGGTGGACTTCCAGGGGAGGAGTACGGGGGAGGCCTTCGTGCAGTTTGCTTCACAGGAAATAGCTGAAAAGGCTctaaagaaacacaaggaaagaatAGGGCACAG GTATATCGAAATCTTTAAGAGCAGTCGAGCTGAAGTTAGAACTCACTATGATCCACCACGAAAACTTATGGCCATGCAGCGGCCAGGTCCCTATGACAGACCTGGGGCTGGCAGAGGGTATAACAGCATTGGAAGAGGAGCTGGCTTTGAAAGGATGAGGCGTGGTGCGTACGGTGGAG GTTATGGAGGCTATGATGATTATAATGGCTATAATGATGGCTATGGATTTGGGTCAGATAGATTTGGAAGAG GAATGTCAGATCACAGATACGGGGATGGTGGCTCTACTTTCCAGAGCACAACAGGACACTGTGTACACATGCGGGGATTACCTTACAGAGCTACTGAGAATGACATTTATAAT tttttttcacCACTCAACCCTGTGAGAGTACATATTGAAATTGGTCCCGATGGCAGAGTAACTGGTGAAGCAGATGTCGAGTTTGCAACTCATGAAGATGCTGTGGCAGCTATGTCAAAAGACAAAGCAAATATGC aacACAGATATGTAGAACTCTTCTTGAATTCTACAGCAGGAGCAAGCGGTGGTGCTTACG AACACAGATATGTAGAACTCTTCTTGAATTCTACAGCAGGAGCAAGCGGTGGTGCTTATGGTAGCCAAATGATGGGAGGCATGGGCTTGT CAAACCAGTCCAGTTATGGCGGCCCAGCCAGCCAGCAGCTGAGTGGTGGTTATGGAGGCGGCTATGGTGGCCAGAGCAGCATGAGTGGATATGGTAA CCAAGGAACAGTGAACAGCAGCTACTACAGTAGTGGAAGCCGAGCATCTATGGGAGTGAACGGAATGGGAGGGATGTCTAGCATGTCCAGTATGAGTGGTGGATGGGGAATGTAA
- the HNRNPH1 gene encoding heterogeneous nuclear ribonucleoprotein H isoform X9 gives MMLGTEGGEGFVVKVRGLPWSCSADEVQRFFSDCKIQNGAQGIRFIYTREGRPSGEAFVELESEDEVKLALKKDRETMGHRYVEVFKSNNVEMDWVLKHTGPNSPDTANDGFVRLRGLPFGCSKEEIVQFFSGLEIVPNGITLPVDFQGRSTGEAFVQFASQEIAEKALKKHKERIGHRYIEIFKSSRAEVRTHYDPPRKLMAMQRPGPYDRPGAGRGYNSIGRGAGFERMRRGAYGGGYGGYDDYNGYNDGYGFGSDRFGRDLNYCFSGMSDHRYGDGGSTFQSTTGHCVHMRGLPYRATENDIYNFFSPLNPVRVHIEIGPDGRVTGEADVEFATHEDAVAAMSKDKANMQHRYVELFLNSTAGASGGAYGSQMLGGMGLSGASGGAYGSQMMGGMGLSNQSSYGGPASQQLSGGYGGGYGGQSSMSGYDQVLQENSSDFQSNIA, from the exons ATGATGTTGGGCACCGAAGGCGGCGAGGGATTCGTGGTGAAGGTCCGGGGCTTGCCTTGGTCTTGCTCGGCCGACGAAGTGCAGCGGTTTTTTTCTG ACTGCAAAATTCAAAATGGGGCTCAAGGTATTCGTTTCATCTACACCAGAGAAGGCAGACCGAGTGGCGAGGCTTTTGTTGAACTTGAATCAGAAGATGAAGTCAAATTGGCCctgaaaaaagacagagaaactatGGGACACAGATATGTTGAAG TATTCAAGTCAAACAACGTTGAAATGGATTGGGTGTTGAAGCATACTGGTCCAAATAGTCCTGACACGGCCAATGATGGCTTTGTACGGCTTAGAGGACTCCCCTTTGGATGTAGCAAGGAAGAAATTGTTCAGTTCTTCTCAG GGTTGGAAATCGTGCCAAATGGGATAACATTGCCGGTGGACTTCCAGGGGAGGAGTACGGGGGAGGCCTTCGTGCAGTTTGCTTCACAGGAAATAGCTGAAAAGGCTctaaagaaacacaaggaaagaatAGGGCACAG GTATATCGAAATCTTTAAGAGCAGTCGAGCTGAAGTTAGAACTCACTATGATCCACCACGAAAACTTATGGCCATGCAGCGGCCAGGTCCCTATGACAGACCTGGGGCTGGCAGAGGGTATAACAGCATTGGAAGAGGAGCTGGCTTTGAAAGGATGAGGCGTGGTGCGTACGGTGGAG GTTATGGAGGCTATGATGATTATAATGGCTATAATGATGGCTATGGATTTGGGTCAGATAGATTTGGAAGAG ACCTCAATTATTGTTTTTCAGGAATGTCAGATCACAGATACGGGGATGGTGGCTCTACTTTCCAGAGCACAACAGGACACTGTGTACACATGCGGGGATTACCTTACAGAGCTACTGAGAATGACATTTATAAT tttttttcacCACTCAACCCTGTGAGAGTACATATTGAAATTGGTCCCGATGGCAGAGTAACTGGTGAAGCAGATGTCGAGTTTGCAACTCATGAAGATGCTGTGGCAGCTATGTCAAAAGACAAAGCAAATATGC aacACAGATATGTAGAACTCTTCTTGAATTCTACAGCAGGAGCAAGCGGTGGTGCTTACGGTAGCCAAATGCTAGGAGGCATGGGTTTGT CAGGAGCAAGCGGTGGTGCTTATGGTAGCCAAATGATGGGAGGCATGGGCTTGT CAAACCAGTCCAGTTATGGCGGCCCAGCCAGCCAGCAGCTGAGTGGTGGTTATGGAGGCGGCTATGGTGGCCAGAGCAGCATGAGTGGATATG ACCAAGTTTTACAGGAAAACTCCAGTGATTTTCAATCAAACATTGCATAG
- the HNRNPH1 gene encoding heterogeneous nuclear ribonucleoprotein H isoform X21, protein MMLGTEGGEGFVVKVRGLPWSCSADEVQRFFSDCKIQNGAQGIRFIYTREGRPSGEAFVELESEDEVKLALKKDRETMGHRYVEVFKSNNVEMDWVLKHTGPNSPDTANDGFVRLRGLPFGCSKEEIVQFFSGYGGYDDYNGYNDGYGFGSDRFGRDLNYCFSGMSDHRYGDGGSTFQSTTGHCVHMRGLPYRATENDIYNFFSPLNPVRVHIEIGPDGRVTGEADVEFATHEDAVAAMSKDKANMQHRYVELFLNSTAGASGGAYEHRYVELFLNSTAGASGGAYGSQMMGGMGLSNQSSYGGPASQQLSGGYGGGYGGQSSMSGYDQVLQENSSDFQSNIA, encoded by the exons ATGATGTTGGGCACCGAAGGCGGCGAGGGATTCGTGGTGAAGGTCCGGGGCTTGCCTTGGTCTTGCTCGGCCGACGAAGTGCAGCGGTTTTTTTCTG ACTGCAAAATTCAAAATGGGGCTCAAGGTATTCGTTTCATCTACACCAGAGAAGGCAGACCGAGTGGCGAGGCTTTTGTTGAACTTGAATCAGAAGATGAAGTCAAATTGGCCctgaaaaaagacagagaaactatGGGACACAGATATGTTGAAG TATTCAAGTCAAACAACGTTGAAATGGATTGGGTGTTGAAGCATACTGGTCCAAATAGTCCTGACACGGCCAATGATGGCTTTGTACGGCTTAGAGGACTCCCCTTTGGATGTAGCAAGGAAGAAATTGTTCAGTTCTTCTCAG GTTATGGAGGCTATGATGATTATAATGGCTATAATGATGGCTATGGATTTGGGTCAGATAGATTTGGAAGAG ACCTCAATTATTGTTTTTCAGGAATGTCAGATCACAGATACGGGGATGGTGGCTCTACTTTCCAGAGCACAACAGGACACTGTGTACACATGCGGGGATTACCTTACAGAGCTACTGAGAATGACATTTATAAT tttttttcacCACTCAACCCTGTGAGAGTACATATTGAAATTGGTCCCGATGGCAGAGTAACTGGTGAAGCAGATGTCGAGTTTGCAACTCATGAAGATGCTGTGGCAGCTATGTCAAAAGACAAAGCAAATATGC aacACAGATATGTAGAACTCTTCTTGAATTCTACAGCAGGAGCAAGCGGTGGTGCTTACG AACACAGATATGTAGAACTCTTCTTGAATTCTACAGCAGGAGCAAGCGGTGGTGCTTATGGTAGCCAAATGATGGGAGGCATGGGCTTGT CAAACCAGTCCAGTTATGGCGGCCCAGCCAGCCAGCAGCTGAGTGGTGGTTATGGAGGCGGCTATGGTGGCCAGAGCAGCATGAGTGGATATG ACCAAGTTTTACAGGAAAACTCCAGTGATTTTCAATCAAACATTGCATAG